AAGAAGGATCGAAGATACACGGAAACGGATGAATGGGCAAAGCTTGAGGGAAGCGTGGCTATTGTCGGGCTAACAGATTACGCTCAGAAAGAGCTCAAAGACATTGTTTCAATAGAGCTCCCAGAAGTTGGTCGAAAAGTTAGGAAAGGAGAGGAATTGGGGGTTGTAGATTCGATCAAAGCATCAAGCTCTTATTACTCTCCTCTCACCGGGGAAGTCGTTGAAGTCAATGAAAAATTAACAGGTAATCCTGAACTCGTTAATAAAGACCCCTACGGGGAGGGTTGGGTTTTCAAGATTAGAGTTGAGAATCCTGGAGAGTATGATTCGTTGCTAACTCCTGAGAAATACGCGGAGAAGGTGAAGACTTCTCATCATTAGTTTTTTTAAATCACTCATAGTCATTTATAGGTTTTAACCAACTAGTGATGGTTAAAAACTCATGTTGTTTAAATATACAGGGATGTGGAATGAAAGGATTCTATAGCGGGAGAATTGAGTCTATAACTCCCACAGAATTTGCCTCAATGATTGATCACACGTTGCTAAAGCCTGATGCAGACTACAAGATCCTTGAAAAATATATCAACGACGTCAGAGAGCACGGGTTTAAGCTGTTAATGCTACCTCTTTCTCTTCTCGACAAAGCCTTAGAGATAGCCGGTAGGACGATAAAATATGGTGTCGTAGTAGGGTTTCCACTCGGCAACACTTCTACAAAGGTGAAAGTTTTCGAAGCTGTTGAAGCGGCCTCTTCAGGGGCTTCTGAAGTAGATATGGTAATGAACATTTCTCTATTCAAAAGCAGGGAATACGCGAGGGTGTTGGAGGACATATCCACTGTGGTTGCGGAGGCGAAGAAGAAAGGAGTTGAATCGGTTAAGGTGATAATAGAAACAACGCTTTTAGACGATTCCGAGAAGATAAAAGCTGTTGAGCTTGTCTCGTCAGCGGGCGCTGACTTTGTTAAAACAAACACCGGTTTCCTAGGAGGTGGTGCAACTGTTCACGATGTAGCACTTCTATACAGGGCCTCGCAAGGCAGGATTAAGGTAAAGGCTTCAGGAGGAATTAGGCATGCATTGGATGCTCTCGCACTTATTGAAGCAGGTGCTAGTAGGATTGGGACAAGCAGTGGCGACAAACTCATGAAAGAGTTTTTGGAGCTCACGGGTGAGGCTTAATGAGTGAGGAAGGGTTTTACTTAGTAGAGCCTGCTGGGAAAAGCCTTAAGTGTTTATTCAAGATTAAGCGGGTCTTAGCCTTAGAGAAAACGCCATACCAGGAGATAGCTTTTGCTGATCTGGAAGGATTTGGAAAGTCATTAATCATAGACAACTATGTGCAAAGCACCGAAACAGATGAGCACTTCTATCATGAATTGCTTGTGCAACCCGCGATGACCTTACATCCAAACCCGAAGAGAGTTCTAATTATCGGTGGAGGGGAAGGTGCTACTCTTAGAGAGGTTTTAAAACACAAGACCGTGGAAGAGGCTGTTATGGTTGATATTGATGAAAAAGTCGTAGAGTTTTCAAAGAAGTATTTAGAGCATATGCACAGGGGAAGCTTCGACGACCCCAGGAGCAAAGTCATAATAATGGATGGATTCGAGTATGTGAGGAAAGCTCCGCAGAAGTATTTCGACGTGGTGATAATGGATTTAACGGATCCATATGCGGGGGAAACGGCTAAAGCACTCTACAGTAGCGGGTTCTATTCACAAGTGAAAAAAATAATGGCAGATAACAGCGTACTAGTCACTCAAGCTGGGAGTAGCTACTTCTACCCTGACGAGTACAAATACGTGTTAACGAGTCTAAGTAGAAACTTTGGTTTGATAGGCGAATACTGGACCTGGATCCCCAGCTTCGGATTAAATGTAAACTTCATCATAGCATCTGACACTATTAATCCGTGGAATATTGATCCAATAGAGTTTGATAAGAGGCTCCAAGAGAGAGGTGTTCAAGTCAAATATGTTACTGGTAAAAGATTCTTAGGTTTACTCTTAGTCGGAGTTGTCTATCCTTATTGATTTTTCAATTTCAATCCTCAATAGTTGTCTTCTCGAACAACTCGGCTGCTAAAGCTGTTAATGCTATGGAGAACATCCCGGCTGTTAACAGGTCAATATACCAATTCATGTAATCGAAGCCGACATCGGCCCCTGCGAGCCAGTATCTCACTCCATGCACGGAGTATGTTAACGGGTTCAGCTTAGAGACGGCCTGCATCCACCCGGGCAGTTGTGTCAAGGGATAGAAAACTCCGCTGAGAAACATTAAAGGCATGGTTAGCAAGTTTACGATCACTTGGAAACCCTCCATACTGCTGAATTTCAATGAGACCGCTACCCCTAGACTCGTGAAACCGAGGGCTGTAGTGAAGATATAGAGTAGCCCGATGGGAACGTTAACGAGTTTTAACCCGCTTGCAAATGGTAGTGATACAGCGATCACGACTAATGCTTGTATAGTGCTAACAATAGA
This region of Thermosphaera aggregans genomic DNA includes:
- the gcvH gene encoding glycine cleavage system protein GcvH produces the protein MSEDIVVELKSKKYIVKKDRRYTETDEWAKLEGSVAIVGLTDYAQKELKDIVSIELPEVGRKVRKGEELGVVDSIKASSSYYSPLTGEVVEVNEKLTGNPELVNKDPYGEGWVFKIRVENPGEYDSLLTPEKYAEKVKTSHH
- the deoC gene encoding deoxyribose-phosphate aldolase, with product MKGFYSGRIESITPTEFASMIDHTLLKPDADYKILEKYINDVREHGFKLLMLPLSLLDKALEIAGRTIKYGVVVGFPLGNTSTKVKVFEAVEAASSGASEVDMVMNISLFKSREYARVLEDISTVVAEAKKKGVESVKVIIETTLLDDSEKIKAVELVSSAGADFVKTNTGFLGGGATVHDVALLYRASQGRIKVKASGGIRHALDALALIEAGASRIGTSSGDKLMKEFLELTGEA
- a CDS encoding spermidine synthase, with product MSEEGFYLVEPAGKSLKCLFKIKRVLALEKTPYQEIAFADLEGFGKSLIIDNYVQSTETDEHFYHELLVQPAMTLHPNPKRVLIIGGGEGATLREVLKHKTVEEAVMVDIDEKVVEFSKKYLEHMHRGSFDDPRSKVIIMDGFEYVRKAPQKYFDVVIMDLTDPYAGETAKALYSSGFYSQVKKIMADNSVLVTQAGSSYFYPDEYKYVLTSLSRNFGLIGEYWTWIPSFGLNVNFIIASDTINPWNIDPIEFDKRLQERGVQVKYVTGKRFLGLLLVGVVYPY
- a CDS encoding ABC transporter permease; translated protein: MNREFNAFTGMVYRQLKRWVSSRSRVVSVILQPFLWLFFIGLGFGSIFSGNINIPFDNLPIPVNTTLIIQSYFNKLFGGVYYITFIVSGLVVITAFIGSFISGISVIWDKQVGFLKESLVAPASRKIVILGRIVGDSIVSTIQALVVIAVSLPFASGLKLVNVPIGLLYIFTTALGFTSLGVAVSLKFSSMEGFQVIVNLLTMPLMFLSGVFYPLTQLPGWMQAVSKLNPLTYSVHGVRYWLAGADVGFDYMNWYIDLLTAGMFSIALTALAAELFEKTTIED